The Roseofilum casamattae BLCC-M143 genome window below encodes:
- the murI gene encoding glutamate racemase, giving the protein MSMDRRPIGVFDSGVGGLTVLSEMYRQLPQESIVYFADTARLPYGTRSPAEIIQFVREIMTWMEQQEVKMVVMACNTSNALALEEATAEFSTPVLGLILPAARAAVALGNRVGVIATPATAASQAYRKAALEVDPTVQVWQVGCPEFVPLIEQNRINDAYTYEVARSYLQPLLQQNIDTLIYGCTHYPLLEPVIRQLLPKSVQVVNPAVHVVKATARELELLGVRNPRSAKPTRFAVSGAPERFATSALAWLGYTPQVERVHLAPLHSSQPLSPMPLSDLKSV; this is encoded by the coding sequence ATGAGTATGGATCGCCGGCCGATAGGGGTTTTTGATAGCGGTGTGGGAGGACTGACAGTACTGAGCGAGATGTACCGTCAGCTTCCGCAAGAGTCGATTGTTTATTTTGCCGATACGGCACGCTTGCCCTATGGTACGCGATCGCCAGCAGAAATTATTCAGTTCGTCCGCGAAATTATGACGTGGATGGAGCAACAAGAAGTAAAAATGGTGGTGATGGCTTGCAACACCAGCAATGCTCTTGCCTTGGAAGAGGCAACCGCTGAGTTTTCGACTCCCGTGTTGGGATTGATTTTGCCCGCAGCAAGGGCCGCTGTGGCTCTGGGAAACCGAGTTGGAGTGATTGCCACTCCGGCAACGGCAGCCAGTCAAGCGTACCGAAAAGCAGCCCTCGAGGTGGATCCAACCGTGCAAGTGTGGCAAGTTGGCTGTCCGGAGTTCGTGCCTCTAATCGAACAAAATCGGATAAATGATGCTTATACCTATGAGGTAGCTCGCTCGTATCTGCAACCGTTGCTCCAACAAAATATTGATACTTTGATCTACGGGTGTACGCACTATCCTCTGTTAGAGCCTGTCATTCGACAACTCTTACCCAAATCCGTACAGGTTGTTAATCCGGCAGTGCACGTGGTGAAAGCAACTGCACGGGAGTTGGAGTTGCTCGGAGTGCGCAATCCTCGTTCTGCTAAACCGACTCGGTTTGCCGTGAGTGGTGCTCCAGAACGGTTTGCCACTAGTGCTCTCGCCTGGTTGGGGTATACGCCGCAAGTCGAGCGCGTCCATTTAGCTCCCCTTCACAGTTCTCAGCCTCTTTCTCCAATGCCGTTAAGCGATCTCAAGTCTGTTTGA
- the sds gene encoding solanesyl diphosphate synthase, with amino-acid sequence MTSTTSLFHPVEADVDLLTDNLKQLVSARHPILFAAAEYLFGAGGKRLRPAIVLLVSKATTPAQEITERHRRLAEITEMIHTASLVHDDVVDDSDMRRGLPTVHSSFGNRIAVLAGDFLFAQSSWYLANLDNLEVVKLLSEVIMDLAEGEIQQGLRRFDTSLSLEEYLEKSYYKTASLIANSAKAAGVLSDVPEDVAENLYEYGRNLGLAFQIVDDILDFTSSEEMLGKPAGSDLKNGNLTAPVLYAMQEFPGLETLIEREFKQEGDLPQALSIIDDSQGIALSRQLATEHTVRARECLAQLPKTESYQTLMDLTEYVTRRLH; translated from the coding sequence ATGACCTCAACGACCTCCTTATTCCATCCGGTCGAAGCAGATGTCGATCTGTTGACGGACAACCTGAAACAGTTGGTTAGTGCGCGTCATCCCATCCTATTCGCAGCCGCAGAGTATTTGTTTGGGGCGGGAGGGAAGCGACTGCGACCAGCTATTGTGTTGCTCGTCTCGAAAGCGACAACACCAGCTCAAGAGATTACCGAGCGGCATCGACGCCTGGCAGAGATTACCGAAATGATTCACACGGCCAGTCTGGTCCACGATGATGTGGTAGATGACTCAGATATGCGTCGGGGGCTACCTACGGTTCATAGTAGCTTTGGCAATCGCATCGCGGTACTCGCCGGAGATTTTCTCTTTGCTCAATCTTCGTGGTATCTGGCAAATCTGGATAACTTGGAAGTGGTGAAACTTCTGTCTGAAGTGATCATGGATTTGGCGGAAGGGGAAATTCAACAGGGACTCAGACGTTTTGATACGAGTTTATCCTTGGAAGAGTATCTGGAAAAAAGTTATTACAAAACTGCATCTCTAATTGCTAATAGTGCAAAGGCCGCTGGTGTATTGAGTGATGTTCCTGAAGATGTGGCAGAGAACTTGTACGAATACGGTCGCAATCTGGGATTAGCGTTTCAGATTGTGGATGATATTCTCGATTTCACGAGTTCTGAGGAAATGTTGGGTAAGCCGGCAGGTTCGGACTTGAAGAATGGAAACTTGACAGCACCTGTTTTATATGCTATGCAAGAGTTTCCCGGCTTGGAAACCTTAATCGAGCGCGAATTTAAACAAGAAGGAGATTTGCCACAAGCCTTAAGCATTATCGATGATTCCCAGGGGATTGCTCTGTCTCGGCAACTGGCAACCGAGCATACTGTCCGAGCGCGGGAGTGTTTGGCCCAGTTGCCAAAAACGGAATCCTATCAAACTCTGATGGACTTAACGGAGTACGTGACTCGTCGCCTGCATTAG
- a CDS encoding alpha-mannosidase — protein MNLPAINNIIEKLRSLSHLDLQTTWFSYPGDLPIARGTNPQSWETWTPVILNQRKHVAWEPGKIIWLGQTLVVPEQLCGYPLEGLYLRWSVMWWAEMAQVFVNGECVQEGDLFDCATRIVLSDRVVPGAVFHLALRLISPGHDPGAVVRSLALFEGESEVDPGMFADELQCLSIVGGDRPDFLSSLAEVTATLNWSHKSDRAVFDRQLVELRDRILALNCPPRPHIFLLGHAHLDLAWLWPVVETWEAAQRTFSSVLQLQDDFPELTFGHSTPALYDWLESHRPDLFAAIQDKVKTGQWEIIAGLWVEPEFNIISGESLIRQVLYGQRYIREKFGILNRVAWLPDSFGFCWQLPQIFKLGNIDYFVTQKLDWNDTTQFPYKVFWWEGLDGTQLLSLMSAPIGQGIDSVEYARYSVKWQENTGIEDSLALPGVGDHGGGPSRDMLEVGRRSQLSPILPKLEFTTAHRYLDRLIQQNSYPVWRDELYLEFHRGCYTTHAEQKQYNRRCERLLYEAELWSSCASLLADVPYPKLELERDWKAVLFNQFHDILPGSAIPEVFVDADREWERVIASTKSIIDRAIATISSHLTLPQSPHPDARAILIFNPLNWMRWDVATIPIQNSERCWQVRTSDGEEVASQSYNNALVFLAPDIPSVGYRLFWLVPISKTDSVPDFPTEFILENNNLRVEIDPETGDIQQLRDRQHDRNILKGSGNQLQAFSDTKQYWDAWNIDPNYAQQPLSPTELKSIRWITYGKVVQEIEVIRQFGQSTFTQYYTLFAHKNQLEIRTTVDWQERHTLVKANFPLALNSDYTTYEIPCGAIARSNHIREDRNGKEVSDRDRAKWEVPALNWADLTDDSEQYGVSLISDYKSGYDPAQNHLRLTLLLGATWPDPKADLGNHEFHYAIYPHAGNWQSAQTVRRGYEFNCPLRVKEVNLSEELDGAIANTLPETISFIQDTSNSFILTALKPSEERENEWMIHGYEAHGEARAIHFQNNLGIAIESRVNLLEEKQAEIPAGQPLTVQPWQIIALCARKIVAQSESVGRG, from the coding sequence ATGAACTTGCCTGCTATCAATAATATCATCGAGAAACTGCGATCGCTCTCCCATCTCGATCTACAAACCACTTGGTTCTCCTACCCTGGAGATCTTCCCATTGCGCGAGGAACTAATCCGCAATCTTGGGAAACTTGGACTCCAGTTATTCTAAATCAGAGAAAGCATGTTGCTTGGGAACCAGGAAAGATTATTTGGTTGGGACAAACATTGGTTGTTCCCGAGCAGTTGTGTGGCTATCCCCTCGAAGGATTATACCTGCGATGGAGCGTGATGTGGTGGGCGGAAATGGCGCAAGTTTTCGTCAATGGGGAATGCGTGCAAGAAGGGGATTTGTTTGATTGTGCCACTCGGATTGTTTTGAGCGACCGGGTGGTTCCCGGAGCGGTATTTCATTTAGCGTTAAGGCTGATAAGTCCGGGACACGATCCGGGGGCTGTGGTGCGCAGTCTAGCCTTATTCGAGGGAGAGTCAGAAGTCGATCCGGGAATGTTTGCCGATGAGTTGCAGTGTTTGAGTATTGTTGGCGGCGATCGCCCTGACTTCTTGTCTTCTCTCGCAGAAGTGACGGCGACCTTGAACTGGTCTCACAAGAGCGATCGCGCAGTGTTCGATCGCCAGCTCGTGGAGTTGCGCGATCGCATTTTAGCACTGAATTGTCCCCCGCGTCCCCATATCTTTCTCCTCGGCCACGCGCATTTAGATTTGGCGTGGTTATGGCCGGTTGTGGAAACTTGGGAGGCCGCGCAACGGACGTTTTCCTCGGTATTACAATTACAAGATGATTTTCCAGAATTAACCTTCGGTCATTCCACTCCCGCATTATACGATTGGTTAGAATCCCATCGTCCCGATTTGTTTGCCGCTATTCAAGATAAGGTTAAAACCGGACAATGGGAAATCATTGCCGGTTTGTGGGTAGAACCAGAGTTTAATATCATTAGCGGCGAATCACTTATCCGTCAGGTTCTCTACGGACAGCGCTATATTCGCGAAAAGTTTGGTATCCTCAACCGAGTTGCGTGGTTGCCAGATAGTTTTGGCTTTTGTTGGCAACTGCCGCAAATCTTTAAGTTAGGCAATATCGATTATTTCGTTACGCAGAAACTGGACTGGAACGATACTACTCAATTTCCGTATAAGGTATTTTGGTGGGAAGGTTTAGACGGAACTCAACTCTTGAGTTTGATGTCCGCTCCCATCGGTCAAGGCATCGATTCGGTGGAATACGCGCGCTATTCTGTAAAATGGCAGGAAAATACTGGAATCGAGGATAGTTTAGCATTGCCGGGAGTCGGAGACCATGGCGGTGGACCGAGTCGAGATATGCTAGAAGTGGGACGGCGATCGCAATTATCTCCCATTTTACCCAAACTGGAATTTACCACCGCTCATCGTTATTTAGATCGCCTCATTCAGCAGAACAGTTATCCGGTTTGGCGAGACGAACTCTATCTCGAATTCCATCGCGGATGCTATACCACTCACGCCGAACAAAAACAGTATAACCGACGATGCGAGCGCTTGTTATATGAAGCCGAACTCTGGTCGTCTTGCGCGAGTTTGCTCGCCGACGTTCCTTATCCGAAATTAGAATTAGAACGAGACTGGAAAGCCGTTCTCTTTAATCAATTCCACGATATCTTACCCGGTTCCGCTATTCCGGAAGTCTTTGTCGATGCCGATCGCGAATGGGAACGAGTTATTGCTTCAACGAAAAGCATTATCGATCGCGCGATCGCCACTATCTCATCTCATCTTACCCTACCACAATCTCCCCATCCCGACGCGCGCGCCATCCTTATTTTCAATCCGCTGAACTGGATGCGATGGGATGTCGCCACTATTCCAATTCAAAATAGCGAACGATGCTGGCAAGTTCGCACATCTGACGGCGAAGAGGTAGCGAGCCAATCCTATAATAATGCTCTGGTATTCCTGGCGCCCGATATTCCTTCCGTCGGGTATCGCTTATTTTGGTTAGTCCCTATTTCAAAAACGGATAGCGTACCAGATTTTCCAACCGAGTTTATCCTGGAAAACAATAACCTGCGAGTCGAAATCGATCCGGAAACTGGAGATATTCAGCAATTGCGCGATCGCCAACACGATCGCAATATTCTAAAAGGTTCCGGCAACCAACTGCAAGCCTTTTCCGACACCAAACAATATTGGGATGCGTGGAATATCGATCCGAATTATGCCCAACAGCCACTATCGCCAACCGAACTAAAATCGATTCGCTGGATAACCTACGGAAAAGTGGTGCAAGAAATTGAAGTTATCCGTCAGTTCGGTCAATCTACATTCACGCAGTACTATACTTTGTTTGCCCATAAAAACCAACTCGAAATTAGAACGACTGTGGATTGGCAAGAGCGCCATACCCTAGTTAAAGCCAATTTTCCCTTAGCGTTGAACTCCGATTATACAACTTATGAAATACCTTGTGGTGCGATCGCGCGATCGAATCATATTCGTGAAGATAGAAACGGCAAGGAGGTATCGGATCGCGATCGCGCAAAATGGGAAGTTCCAGCTCTCAACTGGGCAGATTTAACCGATGATTCGGAACAGTATGGAGTTAGTCTAATTAGCGATTATAAATCCGGTTACGATCCCGCACAAAATCATCTGCGACTCACCTTACTTTTAGGAGCCACTTGGCCCGATCCAAAAGCAGATTTAGGCAACCATGAATTCCATTATGCCATCTATCCCCATGCCGGAAATTGGCAATCTGCGCAAACCGTGCGACGAGGTTATGAATTTAATTGTCCGTTGCGCGTAAAAGAGGTAAACTTGTCAGAGGAATTGGATGGTGCGATCGCAAATACGTTACCAGAAACAATAAGCTTTATCCAGGATACTTCCAATTCTTTCATTCTCACCGCACTCAAGCCGAGTGAAGAACGGGAAAATGAATGGATGATTCATGGGTATGAAGCTCATGGAGAAGCGCGCGCTATTCATTTTCAGAATAACCTCGGAATAGCGATAGAGTCTCGAGTGAATTTATTAGAAGAAAAGCAAGCAGAAATTCCAGCCGGACAACCCTTAACCGTCCAGCCATGGCAAATTATTGCGTTGTGCGCTCGTAAAATTGTAGCCCAAAGCGAATCCGTCGGACGGGGCTAA
- a CDS encoding Fic family protein, translating into MNHPVRYHYGRFPTNHIEWSELIPFIGPAHAALAGYNAMLAAIPNATVLLTPLTTQEAVLSSRIEGTQATMGEVLEYEAKGGLDRLSTQQTDDINEVLNYRKAMMSAVELLNDLPLCQRVIKQAHTVLLERVRGHGRSPGEYRHIQNWIGPPGCSIDNARYIPISVDYLQKGLDKWEHFIHDDYPDKLVQLALIHAEFEALHPFLDGNGRLGRMCIPLFLYETGLIQSPMFYISAFFEANRDEYYERLLSISRNDDWTSWCAFFLRAVAEQAEENQTKARAMLNLYNELKSKVIDLTHSQYAIHVLDFIFARPIFKSSDFTNCKEVPTSTAKRILLLLRDNDILVTLRESSGRNPAIYAFSRLINIAEGRSIL; encoded by the coding sequence ATGAATCACCCCGTCCGCTACCATTACGGTCGATTTCCTACCAACCATATTGAGTGGAGTGAACTCATTCCATTCATCGGGCCGGCCCATGCTGCTCTTGCTGGATATAATGCAATGTTAGCAGCAATTCCCAACGCGACGGTACTACTCACTCCTTTGACAACTCAAGAAGCTGTTCTGTCCTCTCGAATTGAAGGTACTCAAGCAACTATGGGAGAGGTTCTTGAGTATGAAGCAAAGGGAGGATTAGATCGTCTCTCCACACAACAAACAGATGACATCAATGAGGTGCTCAACTACCGTAAAGCTATGATGTCTGCTGTTGAGCTGCTTAACGATTTGCCTTTGTGCCAGCGAGTGATTAAACAAGCTCATACCGTTTTACTAGAGAGAGTCAGAGGACATGGAAGATCTCCAGGTGAATATCGGCATATTCAAAACTGGATCGGCCCCCCTGGATGTTCAATCGACAATGCTCGATACATTCCGATTTCAGTAGACTATTTACAAAAAGGACTAGATAAGTGGGAACATTTCATTCATGATGATTACCCCGATAAATTAGTTCAACTAGCCCTGATACATGCTGAGTTTGAAGCTTTACACCCTTTTCTAGATGGGAACGGAAGATTGGGGAGAATGTGCATACCACTTTTCCTGTACGAAACTGGATTGATTCAAAGTCCGATGTTTTATATTAGTGCTTTTTTTGAAGCTAATCGCGATGAATACTATGAAAGATTGCTATCAATTTCACGCAATGATGACTGGACGAGTTGGTGTGCTTTTTTCTTAAGGGCAGTAGCAGAACAGGCGGAAGAAAACCAAACAAAAGCTCGAGCTATGTTGAACCTTTACAATGAACTCAAAAGTAAAGTAATCGATCTAACTCATTCTCAATATGCTATTCACGTACTAGACTTTATTTTTGCTCGTCCAATCTTTAAATCGTCAGACTTTACAAACTGCAAGGAAGTCCCAACATCAACGGCGAAAAGAATTCTTCTCCTGCTTCGGGATAATGACATCTTGGTTACTCTCAGAGAGTCAAGCGGTAGGAATCCTGCAATCTATGCATTCTCAAGACTCATTAATATAGCGGAAGGGCGCAGTATATTGTGA
- a CDS encoding cation:proton antiporter, protein MLLNLAGVILTALVLYYLFNRIQLPGLLGLVATGLILGPSGFDTIDDEVLTLLRSFKTVALIVILIRAGLGINKATLNRIGGPAIRMSFIPGILEGTTIAIAAHYLLDLTFIESGMLGFIIAAVSPAVVVPSMLELKEAGWGKQKEVPTLVLAGASVDDVFAITIFGVFVGLATGTSVNIARLTISVPLGIALGIAIGVALGFALVWFFQRYHMRDTKKVIIFMTIAILFYEISELTAIKTILPIASLLGIMAIGFVILERYDILARRLAAKFGKVWVLSEVLLFVYIGTQVDLKQIDPSLFGVGLAIIAIGLVARGIGVYASLFQSDLNDKEKLFCAIAYLPKATVQAAIGAVPLSLFYDGKMTSMTEATGQAILAIAVLSIVITAPLGAIGIKFSGPKLLNQNL, encoded by the coding sequence ATGTTACTCAATCTTGCGGGTGTTATCCTAACGGCTTTAGTTCTCTATTATCTCTTTAATCGGATTCAACTCCCCGGATTATTGGGTTTAGTTGCTACGGGATTAATTCTGGGACCGAGTGGTTTCGACACGATCGACGATGAGGTCTTAACATTATTGCGATCGTTTAAAACCGTCGCTTTAATTGTTATCTTAATTCGTGCTGGTTTAGGTATTAACAAAGCTACTCTGAATCGGATTGGAGGACCGGCGATCCGCATGAGCTTTATTCCCGGAATTTTAGAAGGAACGACGATAGCGATCGCAGCTCATTATTTGTTAGACTTAACCTTCATTGAATCGGGAATGTTAGGGTTCATTATTGCGGCAGTCTCTCCGGCAGTGGTTGTCCCATCAATGTTGGAATTGAAAGAAGCGGGTTGGGGAAAGCAAAAGGAAGTGCCAACCTTAGTTTTAGCCGGTGCTTCCGTGGATGATGTTTTCGCCATTACTATTTTTGGCGTGTTTGTCGGATTAGCAACCGGAACTTCAGTCAATATTGCTCGCTTGACAATTAGCGTACCCTTGGGGATTGCTTTGGGAATTGCGATCGGTGTTGCGCTCGGCTTTGCTCTCGTCTGGTTTTTCCAAAGGTATCATATGCGCGATACCAAAAAAGTCATTATTTTTATGACAATTGCAATTTTATTTTATGAAATTTCCGAACTAACTGCGATTAAGACTATCTTACCGATCGCCAGCTTATTGGGAATTATGGCCATTGGATTCGTTATTCTCGAACGATACGATATTTTGGCGCGCCGATTAGCAGCTAAATTTGGTAAAGTTTGGGTACTCTCGGAAGTATTGTTATTTGTTTATATCGGTACGCAAGTCGATCTCAAGCAAATCGATCCATCCTTATTCGGCGTCGGCTTAGCTATTATTGCGATCGGATTAGTCGCGCGCGGCATTGGAGTTTATGCCTCATTATTTCAGTCCGATCTCAATGACAAAGAAAAACTATTTTGCGCGATCGCATACTTGCCAAAAGCCACAGTACAAGCTGCCATTGGCGCGGTTCCCCTCTCGCTATTTTACGACGGAAAAATGACCTCCATGACCGAAGCCACCGGACAAGCAATTTTGGCGATCGCAGTTTTAAGTATTGTGATAACTGCTCCGCTCGGCGCGATCGGGATTAAATTCAGCGGTCCGAAATTACTCAACCAAAATCTCTAA
- a CDS encoding YebC/PmpR family DNA-binding transcriptional regulator, with amino-acid sequence MAGHSKWANIKRQKARVDAKRGKVFTKVSREIIVAARNGADPAGNFQLRTAIDKAKAVGIPNDNIDRAIAKGAGTWEDDTNKYEFIRYEGYGPGGVALVIEALTDNRNRSAADIREAFKKNGGSLGETGCVSWMFSHKGVVRLTGDVDEERLLEVSVEAEAETYEWVDDPDDEATVEVLTEVGNLQQLSQTLHAEQFAIVASEMRWIPGNTVEVTDEEQARSLLKLLDALEELDDVQNVTPNFEMSDELMTLSVSS; translated from the coding sequence ATGGCAGGACATAGTAAGTGGGCAAATATTAAGCGTCAAAAAGCACGAGTTGATGCCAAAAGAGGCAAGGTTTTTACCAAAGTTTCTCGGGAAATTATTGTTGCCGCGCGCAACGGAGCAGATCCGGCAGGGAATTTCCAGTTACGGACAGCTATTGACAAAGCTAAGGCGGTTGGCATTCCCAATGATAATATCGATCGCGCGATCGCCAAAGGAGCGGGAACGTGGGAAGATGATACTAATAAGTATGAGTTTATTCGTTATGAAGGATACGGCCCGGGTGGCGTCGCATTAGTCATTGAAGCATTAACCGATAACCGAAATCGCAGCGCCGCAGATATTCGCGAAGCGTTTAAGAAAAATGGCGGGAGTTTAGGAGAAACGGGATGCGTCAGTTGGATGTTTTCCCATAAAGGAGTCGTGCGCCTCACCGGTGACGTGGATGAAGAACGGTTGCTGGAAGTGTCAGTAGAGGCGGAAGCAGAGACTTATGAATGGGTAGACGATCCGGATGATGAGGCGACGGTGGAAGTCTTAACTGAGGTGGGAAATCTGCAACAGTTGAGTCAAACATTACACGCCGAACAGTTTGCGATCGTTGCTTCGGAAATGCGATGGATACCGGGAAATACAGTTGAAGTAACCGACGAAGAACAAGCGCGATCGCTGTTAAAATTATTGGATGCGTTAGAAGAGTTAGATGATGTTCAAAATGTGACGCCTAACTTTGAAATGAGCGACGAACTCATGACATTAAGTGTTTCTTCTTGA
- a CDS encoding DUF2141 domain-containing protein — protein sequence MRQWLGVVLIAAGLGLSTGQLARAQSPSDTGRTLSIEVTGLNADKKGQVCVRLYEAAANFPTGDEGVTHQDCHPVTADRDRFEFTDVGCQTCAIALLHDTNGNRKMDTNFFGIPKEGFGFSNNPIVSRKTRAPDFQRASFPFPGSSMQVTIGVKYGLDR from the coding sequence ATGAGGCAATGGCTTGGTGTTGTTCTAATTGCTGCTGGCTTGGGTCTCTCTACCGGCCAACTCGCCCGAGCGCAGTCCCCTTCCGATACTGGCAGAACTCTGAGTATTGAAGTCACCGGATTGAATGCTGATAAAAAAGGTCAGGTTTGCGTTCGACTCTACGAAGCAGCGGCTAATTTTCCCACAGGGGATGAAGGCGTGACCCATCAAGATTGTCACCCAGTGACCGCCGATCGCGATCGCTTCGAGTTTACCGATGTCGGCTGTCAGACTTGCGCGATCGCTCTGCTCCACGATACTAACGGCAATCGAAAGATGGATACCAACTTCTTCGGTATCCCTAAAGAAGGATTCGGCTTTTCTAACAACCCCATTGTTTCTCGAAAAACCAGAGCGCCTGACTTCCAGCGAGCGTCCTTTCCGTTTCCGGGGTCGAGCATGCAAGTGACCATCGGTGTTAAATACGGTCTCGATCGCTAA
- a CDS encoding N-acetylmuramoyl-L-alanine amidase, with amino-acid sequence MKLHRLLPGVLGLWLLSSPAYAASLENWRFDTRSNRLEFTTDTNVQPRAKLIYGPTRLVVDLPGIQLGRQLREQLVNTPGIKQVRTGQFNSSTTRLVIELQQGYTINPDRVKFQGISPRRWVVNIPNPERQTTPPPTSTPAPVQPPPTSNARSQISGLRVTRDGFYLRVNGDEPKVNSVERTSNQRQITINFQQATLAPDLHQRSLAINSQGVRQVRLSQLPDSIVRVTLDVTHESPDWQGLTNRFGIVLIPVSGSSGLSDDSVQQPWPVDRELSSSGAPWSPSPSPVPPPANTPPAVAINVPPPANPLPPPAPPKPTPHPPAPRPVTNSRVRVAIDPGHGGRDPGAVANGLLEKEIVLDISRQVAATLEQNGVQAVLLRSDDREIDLRPRVDMAERANATLFVSIHANAISLSRPDVNGLETFYYETGRGLARDIHSSILQTLDMRDRGIRRARFYVLRETSMPSVLVETGFVTGREDAAKLRSPVFRRQMAQGIANGILRHVRQNY; translated from the coding sequence GTGAAACTTCATCGGCTTTTACCAGGCGTTCTAGGATTATGGCTGCTTTCATCTCCAGCTTATGCTGCCAGCTTAGAAAATTGGCGTTTTGATACCCGCAGTAACCGTTTGGAATTCACCACAGATACCAACGTTCAACCCAGAGCCAAACTGATTTACGGGCCGACTCGCCTAGTGGTGGATTTACCTGGAATCCAATTAGGCCGGCAACTTCGGGAACAATTGGTCAATACTCCCGGTATTAAACAAGTCCGCACCGGTCAGTTCAACTCCAGCACCACGCGACTGGTCATTGAACTACAGCAAGGGTATACAATTAATCCCGATCGCGTCAAATTTCAAGGCATCTCTCCTCGCCGCTGGGTCGTCAATATTCCCAATCCGGAACGGCAAACTACTCCTCCTCCCACAAGCACTCCCGCTCCAGTGCAACCGCCACCAACAAGCAATGCTCGATCGCAAATTAGCGGACTTCGCGTTACCCGCGATGGGTTTTACTTGCGCGTTAATGGCGACGAACCCAAAGTCAACTCGGTCGAGCGCACTAGCAATCAACGACAAATTACCATCAACTTCCAACAAGCAACTCTTGCGCCAGACCTGCATCAACGCTCCTTAGCCATTAACAGCCAAGGGGTGCGCCAAGTCCGATTAAGCCAACTTCCCGATTCTATTGTTCGAGTGACTTTAGATGTGACTCATGAAAGTCCGGATTGGCAAGGATTAACCAATCGATTTGGAATTGTCCTGATTCCCGTCTCTGGAAGCAGCGGACTTTCCGATGACTCCGTGCAACAACCCTGGCCTGTCGATCGCGAACTCTCCTCATCTGGAGCGCCTTGGAGTCCTTCTCCCAGTCCCGTTCCGCCTCCAGCAAATACTCCACCAGCCGTCGCCATCAATGTTCCGCCACCAGCAAATCCCCTGCCTCCACCTGCTCCTCCCAAACCCACTCCCCATCCTCCTGCTCCTCGTCCGGTAACCAACTCTCGGGTGCGAGTCGCTATCGACCCCGGCCATGGCGGTCGCGACCCCGGAGCAGTGGCAAATGGACTGTTGGAGAAAGAAATTGTTTTGGATATTTCTCGGCAAGTGGCAGCCACTCTAGAACAGAATGGGGTGCAAGCCGTATTATTGCGCTCTGACGATCGCGAAATCGATTTAAGACCTCGGGTGGATATGGCAGAACGAGCCAATGCAACGTTGTTTGTCAGTATCCATGCCAACGCCATTAGTTTGAGTCGTCCGGATGTCAACGGCCTGGAGACTTTTTATTATGAAACGGGACGGGGTTTAGCTCGCGATATCCACAGCAGCATTCTGCAAACACTGGATATGCGCGATCGCGGGATTCGTCGTGCTAGATTTTATGTACTCAGGGAAACATCAATGCCTTCGGTATTGGTCGAAACTGGGTTTGTCACCGGTCGCGAAGATGCTGCCAAGTTACGCAGTCCCGTCTTCCGCCGCCAAATGGCGCAAGGGATTGCTAATGGCATTCTCCGACACGTTCGACAAAACTATTAA
- a CDS encoding low molecular weight protein tyrosine phosphatase family protein, which translates to MADQKFLFVCSRNQWRSPTAEKIWCNTNGIQVRSAGTSPKARRKISASDVQWADRIFVMEGKHKERLQAQFSNFLQYKPIHVLDIPDSYDYMDEELVEMLTLSISPFIPE; encoded by the coding sequence ATGGCAGACCAGAAATTCTTATTTGTGTGCAGTCGCAATCAATGGCGATCGCCGACTGCAGAAAAAATTTGGTGCAACACCAATGGTATCCAAGTCCGTTCTGCTGGAACGAGTCCGAAAGCGCGACGCAAGATCTCTGCTTCCGATGTGCAGTGGGCCGATCGCATTTTTGTCATGGAAGGAAAGCACAAGGAACGACTGCAAGCACAGTTCTCAAACTTCCTCCAGTATAAGCCTATTCACGTGCTCGATATTCCCGACTCTTATGATTATATGGATGAGGAATTAGTCGAAATGTTGACTCTATCAATCTCGCCTTTCATCCCTGAATAA